A window from Chrysemys picta bellii isolate R12L10 chromosome 2, ASM1138683v2, whole genome shotgun sequence encodes these proteins:
- the GJD4 gene encoding gap junction delta-4 protein, translating into MKHWDSLGFLIITLNYNVTFVGKIWLTLVILLRMAVIVLAGYPLYQDEQERFICNTLQPGCSNVCYDIFSPVSHFRFWLIQTVSVLLPYAVFNVYVLHKVAMHVVTAHYLPCRYEGIKALAGHTALKEPCKNVAVTSPSCKADLLNIPDFSWAYTVHLFLRTLAEASFGAGQYYLFGFFVPKRFSCYQSPCTSMVDCYISRPTEKSIMMIFIWGVSGLSFLLSLVDLAFAIQRMAVRNGQNKPMEGLHAEDEHSSVLPPAEKLEDSPPSPEDRGHQHLVTHDSHTSEASCSLHSEDEEELQGEEKIMSQQTAISNLNSNSNKPCIAESLAANQGSNEVPLCISDQQRIPYRQLRHGQQQTFTKEASLTLRPQVKSHLGVYSSVDQSKLLGHYSSVELKASIGQSSCSSASYLRAKKSEWV; encoded by the exons ATGAAGCACTGGGACTCACTGGGGTTTTTGATTATCACTCTCAACTACAATGTTACGTTCGTAG GAAAGATCTGGCTAACATTAGTAATCTTGCTGAGAATGGCGGTGATAGTGTTAGCGGGATACCCCCTCTACCAAGACGAACAAGAACGATTCATCTGCAATACTTTGCAACCAGGATGCTCTAATGTGTGCTATGACATTTTCTCTCCTGTCTCTCACTTTCGATTCTGGCTCATTCAGACGGTGTCTGTTCTGCTACCTTATGCTGTGTTCAATGTCTATGTTCTGCACAAAGTAGCCATGCATGTTGTGACAGCACATTATTTGCCATGTAGATATGAAGGAATCAAGGCATTAGCTGGCCATACAGCTTTGAAGGAACCATGCAAAAATGTTGCAGTCACTAGCCCATCCTGCAAGGCAGATCTTCTGAATATTCCTGATTTTTCTTGGGCATATACTGTTCATCTTTTTCTAAGAACACTGGCAGAGGCTAGCTTTGGAGCTGGACAGTATTATCTCTTCGGATTTTTTGTTCCTAAACGCTTTTCCTGTTACCAGTCTCCTTGTACCAGCATGGTTGATTGCTACATCTCCAGGCCTACTGAGAAATCCATCATGATGATTTTCATTTGGGGGGTGAGTGGCCTCTCTTTTCTGCTTAGCCTTGTTGATCTAGCCTTTGCCATCCAAAGAATGGCAGTAAGAAATGGACAAAATAAACCAATGGAAGGTCTCCATGCAGAGGATGAGCACAGTTCAGTTCTGCCTCCAGCTGAGAAGCTGGAGGATTCTCCACCATCTCCAGAGGACAGAGGCCATCAACATCTAGTGACACATGACAGTCATACCAGTGAAGCGTCTTGCTCACTTCACTCTGAAGATGAAGAAGAACTTCAGGGGGAAGAGAAGATCATGTCCCAGCAAACTGCCATCTCTAACCTCAACAGTAACAGCAATAAACCCTGTATAGCAGAAAGCCTTGCTGCTAATCAAGGCAGTAATGAAGTGCCCCTATGTATAAGTGACCAGCAGCGTATTCCATACAGGCAGCTGAGACATGGGCAACAGCAAACCTTCACCAAAGAGGCTTCCCTGACTTTGAGACCCCAAGTCAAGTCCCATCTTGGGGTTTACTCTTCTGTAGATCAGAGCAAGCTTTTAGGGCATTATTCTTCAGTTGAGCTAAAAGCTTCTATTGGGCAATCAAGTTGTAGCAGTGCTAGCTACTTGAGAGCAAAAAAATCAGAATGGGTATAA